Proteins encoded within one genomic window of Nonomuraea gerenzanensis:
- the ppk2 gene encoding polyphosphate kinase 2, whose amino-acid sequence MSAEKLRRKPYEKRLFELQAELVKLQEWVRAEGQRLVVIFEGRDAAGKGSTIKRVAEYLNPRVTRIVALPAPTERERTQWYFQRYVEHLPAAGEIVLFDRSWYNRAGVERVMGFCTQQEYTRFLHQCPIFERLLVEDGILLRKYWFSVSDTEQERRFRARLEDPMRRWKLSEMDLESITRWEEYSRAKDEMVVHTHIPEAPWYEVESEDKRRARINMISHLLSTVPYREVRRTPLKIPARPAPTGYRRPPRVETAVPDVTKDLQR is encoded by the coding sequence ATGAGCGCTGAGAAGCTGCGACGCAAGCCGTACGAGAAGCGGTTGTTCGAGTTGCAGGCCGAGCTGGTGAAGCTCCAGGAGTGGGTACGCGCGGAGGGCCAGCGGCTGGTCGTGATCTTCGAGGGACGCGACGCGGCCGGCAAGGGCAGCACGATCAAACGGGTGGCCGAATACCTCAACCCCCGCGTGACCAGGATCGTCGCCCTGCCCGCACCCACCGAGCGCGAGCGTACGCAGTGGTACTTCCAGCGCTACGTCGAGCACCTGCCCGCGGCGGGCGAGATCGTGCTGTTCGACCGGAGCTGGTACAACCGGGCCGGCGTCGAGCGGGTGATGGGCTTCTGCACCCAGCAGGAGTACACCCGGTTCCTGCACCAGTGCCCGATCTTCGAGCGGCTGCTGGTGGAGGACGGGATCCTGCTGCGCAAGTACTGGTTCTCGGTGAGCGACACCGAGCAGGAGCGCCGCTTCCGCGCCCGGCTGGAGGACCCGATGCGGCGCTGGAAGCTGTCGGAGATGGACCTGGAGTCGATCACCCGGTGGGAGGAGTACTCCCGCGCCAAGGACGAGATGGTGGTGCACACCCACATCCCCGAGGCGCCCTGGTACGAGGTGGAGAGCGAGGACAAGCGGCGGGCCAGGATCAACATGATCTCCCACCTGCTCTCCACGGTCCCCTACCGCGAGGTGCGGCGCACGCCGCTGAAGATCCCGGCCCGGCCCGCCCCGACCGGGTACCGGCGCCCGCCGAGGGTGGAGACGGCGGTGCCCGACGTGACGAAGGATCTCCAGCGATAG